The genome window CTGAACGATCAGTAGGGGTGGTGTTATGTGTAACTTAATAGTCAAAAACGGGAAAATGGGAAAGCAAAACAAAAGAAACAAACTTGGGGTATGGAGCTTTCATGGGATTCAAACGGCATTTTTGCATTGGCGGAAGCATTGAAAGATGGGCCATTGAGGAAGAACTACATCTCCCGACGGTGTACAATACATGACATTCCCACTCGTTAAACCACCTTTGCGCTTCATCTCATGCGTTGTGATGTTGAACATGGTTGCAATACAGCCCGGCCCCCTTACTCGTCCTTCTTCTCATCCGGCCGCGGTTCAAAGTTGAGCTATCATATGTCAGCATGAACACCTCAAGCATCATCCCCCGCCCCTCTTCCAGGGAAAGACAGGAAAGAAACTTACCGAATTGCCATTGTAAAGCTGATGATCACCCCTCCGATCGTCGGGATTCGCAAACTGCGAAAACTTGCCCTTCCTCTGCTCCCTCACCGTAACCGGCTCCGCGCCCTGCTCCTCAGCCGCCGCCCGCCTCGCGCCCAGCCCAGAAAACACACCAGAGACCAGCCCCCAAAGCCACTGCAGCAAAGTCAACGGCAGCAACAGAAACGTCACAGCCATCTCCCCAAACGACGAACCCCCCGCATACGCGCCAACATGCGCGCCAACAGGCGCCAGCACGAGCGTCGATGACGGCGACAGCCCCAGCTCCGCGAGGCTCTTGCCCTCCTCCGTGTCGTCGATAAGCCTGCTCGGCCGCGGCGCAAGCACAACCTTGAACCGGAACGGCTCCCCGCCGTTCCCGCTACCTGTGACCTCGCTCTCAACCCACTTGCGCACCTCCCCGCCAAGCGTCTTCCCGCTAGGAAACCGCGACCGGATCGTCGACCCGTCCAGAAGCCGGACCTGCAGCGCCGTCATCCCGCTCGCAGCCGAGCTCGACGGCGCAAGCGAACTCGACTCAGACCTCGTCAGCGCGGCCGCGACCTCCCCCAACTTAGGCGACGCAGCCTGGGTCCTAAGCGCAGCGCGCTCCGCGGCTTTCGCCCTCCTCTCGGCGCGGTCGTCCTCAATCTTCCTCAGGATGCGCGCCTTTTCGTCGGCCGCCTCCTGGCGCGCTTTCTTCAGGGCCTCCTTGTGGTTGCGCGTCTGCTCCGCCTGCTTGGAGTTGTCCGTCTCGGCCTTCTCCGCCGCCGCGGCGCGGGCTGCTTTTGCCTTCTTTTCGGACTCGAGGCGCTGGGCTTCCAGGCGGGCGCCGCGCTCTGCGAGAACGGCGCGGAGGGTGGCGGCGTTGTCTTCCTCTTGGGTTGGGGTGGCGGAGCCGCGCGGgctggaggaggaggtgCCGGGCGGCGCGGGTTGCTGGTCCGTGGTGACGGGTCCGGCTACGGCGGCGCGGGGAGGGTTGTACGGGGTCTCGTCGTAGAGGTCGTCGGTGGATTGGGCGACCGGTGCGGGAGCTGAGACTGGTGCTGGAGTGGCTGCCGCGGGCTGAGCTGCTGCGGCTGGTGATTGGCCCTGAGCGCCGCGGAATGCGGTTGTGATGCGCCTGACGAACTCATCCTTGCTGGTGCCGGCCACGATGTACTCCTTGAGGTCGCCATTCTTGATCACGACGACGGTAGGTGTGTTGGGCAGAGGAAAGATGGCGGCCAGGTAGCCCGCCTCTTCCGATCCCTTCTTCAGGCGCAGCGCAACGGCTTCGTCTTGAAGTAGAGTCGCAATCTGGTCCAGTCATTAGCCCCTGCGGCGAGGTGTCTTCATCGTGGGAAGCTCAAACACGTACCGAGCTCTCTGTCAGATACTCATCCTCCCAAGTCTGGCTCTCGGCTTCCTCATCTACGTCTCATCAGTAAAAGGTCTTATGGCATGCGCATGAGCTGTGAGATGTGAGCTTACCTGTGACAAAGCAAAAGACGCATTTGCTCTGCTGAAGTGCAGTGGCAATACCCTCTTGCAGACCTCCCGTGAAGaacatgatgatgatgatgatgaggatATATGTAAGTCTCTAACAATCTCTCTCTGGGTTGAGTCTAGAAAGCCTGTAAGTTTAGGGTTGAGTGTTGCCCTGAGAAGAAGAGGGATACGGACGCTGTGGAGCTCAATCTTGGACGATGCTGAACCTAGATTTGAGATTAACCACCAAAGCTTTCAAGATGTCAATTATAGCCTATTCTCGATTTTTCCACGGCCGCTCTTCGTTTCGATATTGAGCGATATTGCCTTGTCGTCTGATGAATATCCAGGAGCTCAAAGATGACGAAGGAACAAGTGTCGTCCGTGTAGCTGCGAACGGCGCCAGGGGACCTTGCCTTAGTCCAATGTATCCCTCTCTTCCGGGGGCGGACAGTGAGCCACCCTATTGGCGTCGCCCCCACCTTTTCCACGCCACTCCACACTGAGGTACGTCCTGTTGCTTCCGCAGCTTTTGGAGCTCCCAGCTCATGCGCTTTGCATTTCTCGCTGctcaggtaccctagaacggGCCGGCCGGACCCCAAAAAACCGAAATATCCTGACCTCATCATCCGTGCCGGCAAGCTCTCACTTGAGAAGGCCTCCCACCCGCATCACCACCGGGGGAACCACCAATCAACCAGCCCCGAACCTCGCAATGCCGCCTCCTTTACCACGAGCGCTCTTCCGGGCCCCAGGCCCCGCGGCGCAAACCTGCCTACGCTCAATCGCCCGTCCGAGAACATTCCCTTCAGCGCAATCATCACCATCATCACCACGCGCACCAACGACCCGTAAATTCCACACCACTTCCCGCGCCCGCGCCTCCGAACCAGCCCCCGACTTCCACTCCATAGTCGACAACCCCCCCGAACTCGTCCGCGCAGGAAACCGCCACGGCCCAGGCCTCATCATCCTCGCCCTGATCCCCATCACAGCCTTCGCCCTCGGCACATGGCAGGTCCAGCGCCTCGGCTGGAAGACGGACCTCATCGCCAAATTCGAAGACCGTCTCGTCCGCGACCCCCTCCCGCTCCCGCCCAAGATCGACCCGGATGCCGTGGCCGATTTCGACTACCGCCGCGTCTACGCCACGGGCCACTTCCGCCACGATAAAGAGATGCTCATCGGCCCGCGCATGTGGGAGGGCGAGCAGGGGTACATGGTCGTGACGCCGCTCGagagggagggggagggcACGACGGTGCTGGTGAATCGCGGGTGGATCAGCAAGGAGATGGCGGATCAGCGGCGGAGGCCTGGCGCGCTGCCCAGGGGGGAGGTCACGGTTGAGGGGTTGCTGCGGGAGCCGTGGAAGAAGAACATGTTCACGCCTGAGAATAGACCTGATCGCTGGGAGTTTTTCTTTCCTGATGTGCACCAGATGGCGCAGCTGACGGGGAGTCAGCCTGTTTGGATTGAGGCTACTATAGGTATGTTGTGGCCTGTTTCCTTGTTTCCCTGGAATCTGAGCTGCCTTCTTGGGGGCTTGCTCTACAAGATACAAAGCTCATACTCATACTGACTTTCTTCATAGAGCACGAGTTCTTCCGCATCGTGGACCTCAAGTCTAAGGGTATCCCTATTGGCAGAGCCGCGGAGGTGAATCTGCGGAACAACCATGCCCAGTACATCTTCACATGGTAAGTCCGACCAATCCCTGCTTCGTATATCATTCATCCCTCCGTGATGCCTCTACCACAGTCGGTACTGACATCCGACAGGTACGGTCTCGCATTCGCCACCTCAATCATGTTGTGGATGGTCGTAAAGAAACCCCCAACCGACACCGCGCGAAAGGTGCGCATGAATAAGCATTGGTAAGGATTTGCTCGGTTTTCCCTCATTGGAGGGACCAACATCGCAGTCGTAGTGGGAGCAAGTCGACCTGTTCAAGTCACTTCCTCCTGTCCGCTGTCGGTCACGCGACGGCGCTTCTTCCTCGGCTCCGCCGGTGGCAGCGGCTTGGGCATCCTCAACTCCTGCAACAGCTCTCGGGGCAGGTGTCTGTGTGCCAGTGAAAAGGGGGTCGTCGTCGAGCTAGTCTGGCGCTGTCTGTAAGGATATTAGACACCATTGTATTTGTACCAAAAGAACAAAAAGCTTGtggatataaaaagggaaaccCCCTTGCCCTCAAAAGACTGTCGATACCCCTGAATTGGAGCCTGCAAAGTTCGAATAGCGAGAACTTCAAAAGCAGAAAAGACATACCGTCGCATGAGAGTGAGCATATCACTCTCGTCAATAGTCTTGCGCTTGGCATGCTTCGCGTACGCAGACAAATCGTCGCCCAGCTGCTCAAAAAACCAGTCCGACGCCCTCTGGATCTCGGCCAGCGTGTCCGGGCTAATCTTGGTCTTGCCGATGCCGCTCGACTTGGCAAATGTGTTGGCCAGCCACTTCACCACAGCGGGCGGCAGAGACGGGTACTCCACGTTGTACTTTGACAACTTTACGCCGCGCTTCGTCTTGCGCGGCCTCTGCTCATGCTCCTGCTGCGCGGCGCTTACCTCCGTCTGTCCGTCCAAGTCTCCTTGCATCGCTTCGGCGGGTTCGATGGGCGTCGAGCTGCGCATGTCGTAGTACGAGTTGCCGAAACCCAGGTCCTCGTCCAGCGGGGCCGCTGGCTCGTCGTCTACCGGCGCAATGTTAAGCGACGGCTGTTCGTCTGTGATTTCGGGCAGCGGTCGTGCCGGCGAGCTCTGCCCGTCCACCGCCATCATGAATGTCGTCTGGTTATCCGCGTCAACAGGCACCTCGAACCCGAAATCGCTGTCCCGCGCTGAAGCCAGAGTCTGCCGCCTCAAGTCTTCCTCCTCAACTCTGTTGTTCCCACTCCGTCAGTAATGAACCCTCGCCACCGCTAAGATATAGCCGCAAGACTCACCTGTCCAACGTATCCTCCGGCTCCCTCCCCTCCTCGTCCAACGCCCCAACCTCAAACGCAGGAAAGAACCCCTCCCCGCgatcatcatcgtcgtcgtcgaggcCCCCGTAATTCCTAAACTCGCTCAACCTCGCGCTCCCCAACGACATGCGCGACGGCTGATCCACATACGCCCGCCGCGGGAACTCAATCGTCGCATTCTCATCAATCTGCGACAACTCAGGCGCAACAAgttcgtcctcgtcgtcgtcctcaACGTCGAGCGGTAACGACAACCGCGGCCTATCGATCGGAagctcgtcatcgtcgtcgtcgtcatcgtaCACCGTGCCCCTCCGATTCACCGTCCGTATCGGCAAACTCGCGCTCGGCCCCGTTGCTCTCGATCCGACATCGCTGggcgacgaggacgacgagaTGGGCTGCGTGGTGTGCTTCACCACGCGACTCAACCCGCGCAGGACATCGTGCAGCGACTCCCTCCGCGGCCGGAAGCTCTCGCGGCGCTTGTTCCCGCCGGGCGTCAGCGCAGCGGCGCGACGCTGGTCGATTGTGCGGTATGCTGCGCGGGCGTGGGGCGTCGCGGCGAGGGAGCGGCGGCCCGAGGCGGAGAGGCCTCGGTAGCCGCCGGCTGAGCTGCGTAGGGAGGAGCGTAGCGGgttgttgctgttgttgttGGAGGGCGTGCGTGGGAGGAGGGAGGCGCGGCTGGAGGGGGGGTCGAGGCTGAGGGCGCGGCGGTTCGGGGTTACGGTGTCGAGGGCGGAAGAGAAGAGGGGGTCGTCGTCTTCTGCGCCGGCGGCTGCTGCGAGGCGCGGGTTGAGGGGGGTTGTGAATGATGGTGAGGAGGACATCGTGTGGGTTTGGCTGGCGAGGGGGTCGCTGTGCGCCGGTGTGGTTGTGGTGTTTGTGCTCTCGGAAAGCTCAGGGTGTTGGTATGGATCTGCGTTGGGAGGACGTGGTGATGGTCGGGACGTGATCGTCCTGTCGCGAGACAATCAGGTCGCCGGACGGGCTTGCAGTGTGCCGACGTTAATCTGTCGCAAAAGCGATCGGAAGAGACAACGGGTGGTGTGGAGTTTGTCGACGGTGATATGAGGTGGGCGCGGCGTCAAGGTGCCCCCCACTGTCTCGGAACTTTACCTTGGGAAGACGCGACTCTCGACGCGCCTACTGAGGAGCGGCGGATGTCATCAAAAAGGCAGATTGGCGCACAGACCATTTTAGATATCCGGTATATCGGCCCCACTTCGCCGGTTCTTCAACGGGACACGGGGGTTCCTACAGCTACACTGTCCACAGGAAAGACGGCCAAAAATAAACCTCATCGACGAGTCCTGCCACTTGAGGATTTCAAAAAAGAGCATTGATTCTCGCAGGCCATGTCCACAAGAGTGTTGGCTTTTGGTCTCCTATATAAGGCAATTCCATCCCTAAGAGCCCATGATCTCCACGGCGCCTGAATCCGCGGCGTATGCCATTTCCTTCTTCTTTGTCTTGACGGCTTTGTAAGAATCAACTTGCATGGGAAATTCTGTCTCGGCCCTCGCCGTGGTACTGATCAATAGGAGCTGCAACACCGTCATGCTCAATGCTGTGTCTCGCAGAGTCTCACCAATACTGAAAGGTTGAATATCATACTCGATGGTCACCTTGATTGGCAACAGGGTTCTTGGTCTCCTCCCGGCCTTGCCCTCAGCCGAGTTCCGATCGTGATGATTGTATGCATTCCTGAGGGACGCTTGTCTGCCTGACATTTGTCTCTGCTTTCCTCTGGAGCCTTCACTGTGGCCGTCCTCACCAGGGCCTTCTCTCGTGGTGTCCCTAGCAAGGCATCCACCGAGCAACGACCTTGAGCAGCAACTTTCGCTTCTCAGATCTTCTAATATAAGATGGTTTCGCGGGTGTCTGTTCCATGAGCAGAGCCCGCATTCAATTATCTCACCTCGGACAATTCATAGTTCTCTCCTTCCTCTCCTCAGCTTCTCTGTTACTTGTAGCTTCCTCGATGAATAATCTCGGGATAAGTCTATCAATACGCTCCCTTCTTGAAACAGTGACCGCCCTTTTCTTCATTTAAGAAAAGCTCAGACTAGCGCCCATCACCACTGGGATACCGAGTTGCAATGGCGGCGGGAGCTAGAGTTAGAGCCTGGAACTATTTCCCTCCTTGTAAAATCGACACTAGGTACAACATGACACCATAGCAAAGTGTTTATCCACATCGAGGCACTTGCTTGGGTAGGAATTAAAATTTTTCATTAACAAAGGATGGAGATGGTATATAGAAGTCATTGAATATGAGATGTTTGTACTAGGGACGTTATGTGACGACAAATTTCTATCTAGAGTCAATACTTTGGGCATCATTTCCTAATATCTCATAACAAGATGACTACCAGCCcacgctctttattaacccCAACCAACGCTCTTAAATTACCACTAGTCACAGCTCAAATATTCATCCAAGAATATACTCACAAAAGTGCGAGGCATTATTTGAATGCTATTATGACCTCCGTGATCAGCATATGTCGTACAGGCTCACGAACGCGTAGGAGAGCTTTCGTTCATCCCCACCAAACGTATTTCTTTCTTCCTTTTGCCTGCGAACGGTAAGATCTGGGAATCCAAACCAACGACAGTTGTCTTACCTTCGGACCACGAGTACAGATGACCCTTTTATTGCTAGTGTAGAAGCGTCGGCGGGCTTGGTCATATACGCCCTCGCCTATGCTCTCATAACCAGGGCTGCTTCGCTGCAAGGAAGCATCTGCTCCCAAGGACCTAATCGATGTTTTCGATGAAGTGCTGCATTACGTATCTTAGAGAGTCGGAGTGCAGGGCCTGCTTTACCTGTTCAACCCTCACATGCTATCTGCGGATCATTGCGGGAGCCTTCAATCTCGATTGTCATTGAGGCAGAATACTGAGGTCGATGATCGTCCTTTGGCAGTCCAGGGTCTGCTCGAACTAGGCCTTCCAAATCCCGACTGGTGTCTGGATAATGCTCACCCGCTCTATCACGGAACTTCCGACCTCGCATTCAGCCTGTCTACCGAGGTGGAGAACGTTTATAGATTGTCTAGATTGCGGAGGTCATCTCTCCAAACATCGCGAGATAAGAGAGATATAAGATCAACGTGATCCGTCGCCGAAGGCAATGAATGCGGCCTGCGATGAACTACATCACCAACTAGAATCCACCTAACAATCACCTCACATCATAGCGCCCAACAATCAAACGCACACTATGACGGACAACCTCATCCTCTTAACCGGCGCAACAGGCTTCGTAGGCTACAAAACCCTCATCACCGCCCTCGAGGCCGGCTTCCGCGTCCGCTGCGCCGTGAGATCCAGAGCCGGCATCGACAAGATCCTAGCGGCGCCGAGCATCAAAAGCAACAACCCATCAAAAGACCAGCTCTCCTGGACAATTGTACCCGACATCTCCCACCCAGGTGCATACAACGAGGCCGTCCAGGGCGTGACGTACATTATTCACTGCGCGTCCCCCGTGCCCACCTTCGGCAAAGACGAGCGCGTTGGAACGGAAGAGGAGGTGTACGTCAAACCCGCCGTCGCCGGCGTCCTCGGTCTCCTCGAGAGCGCCAAACGTCACGCGACAAACACCCTCACGCGCGTAGTCGTCACGAGCTCGATCGTGGCCGTCATTCCGATGGAGTGCTTCATGGGCCAGGGCCTAGACCGGCCGGCCATTGATGGAGAATCCCGGGTGGCGACACCGGTCGCCCCGTTCGGATCCGGATTCGGAGCCTATCGCGCGAGCAAAATCGCCGCCCTGAGTGCTTCGGAGGCCTGGGTGAAGGAGCACGCTACAAGTACCAACTTCGACCTCATCTCCGTCATCCCGGCGTGGATCTGGGGCCGCGACGAGCTATCGACGACAGCCGAGTCGCTCCTTTCGGGGTCAAACAGCGTGCTGCTCGAGTACTTACGAGGCAGAAAGAGCGACACGCCCATCCTCTCCAGCTTCATCTCCGTCGACGACGTTGCTGCGGCACACGTAAATGCATTGTCCCCATCGGTATCCGGCAAGCAGAGTTTCCTCTTGGGCAGGCATGTAGCCATGGAGGAAGCCAGGGCCATCGCAATGGAGAACTTTCCCCAGGCGTTTGCGGATGGCGTCTATAGCGCGGACGGCAGTCAACCGACTATCAGCGTACCGACGGATGCTTCCGAG of Colletotrichum lupini chromosome 8, complete sequence contains these proteins:
- a CDS encoding SURF1 family protein gives rise to the protein MPPPLPRALFRAPGPAAQTCLRSIARPRTFPSAQSSPSSPRAPTTRKFHTTSRARASEPAPDFHSIVDNPPELVRAGNRHGPGLIILALIPITAFALGTWQVQRLGWKTDLIAKFEDRLVRDPLPLPPKIDPDAVADFDYRRVYATGHFRHDKEMLIGPRMWEGEQGYMVVTPLEREGEGTTVLVNRGWISKEMADQRRRPGALPRGEVTVEGLLREPWKKNMFTPENRPDRWEFFFPDVHQMAQLTGSQPVWIEATIEHEFFRIVDLKSKGIPIGRAAEVNLRNNHAQYIFTWYGLAFATSIMLWMVVKKPPTDTARKVRMNKHW
- a CDS encoding reductase, which gives rise to MTDNLILLTGATGFVGYKTLITALEAGFRVRCAVRSRAGIDKILAAPSIKSNNPSKDQLSWTIVPDISHPGAYNEAVQGVTYIIHCASPVPTFGKDERVGTEEEVYVKPAVAGVLGLLESAKRHATNTLTRVVVTSSIVAVIPMECFMGQGLDRPAIDGESRVATPVAPFGSGFGAYRASKIAALSASEAWVKEHATSTNFDLISVIPAWIWGRDELSTTAESLLSGSNSVLLEYLRGRKSDTPILSSFISVDDVAAAHVNALSPSVSGKQSFLLGRHVAMEEARAIAMENFPQAFADGVYSADGSQPTISVPTDASEGERLLGRKFASGEDMVRDVAGQFSQLVAN
- a CDS encoding UBX domain-containing protein, which codes for MFFTGGLQEGIATALQQSKCVFCFVTDEEAESQTWEDEYLTESSIATLLQDEAVALRLKKGSEEAGYLAAIFPLPNTPTVVVIKNGDLKEYIVAGTSKDEFVRRITTAFRGAQGQSPAAAAQPAAATPAPVSAPAPVAQSTDDLYDETPYNPPRAAVAGPVTTDQQPAPPGTSSSSPRGSATPTQEEDNAATLRAVLAERGARLEAQRLESEKKAKAARAAAAEKAETDNSKQAEQTRNHKEALKKARQEAADEKARILRKIEDDRAERRAKAAERAALRTQAASPKLGEVAAALTRSESSSLAPSSSAASGMTALQVRLLDGSTIRSRFPSGKTLGGEVRKWVESEVTGSGNGGEPFRFKVVLAPRPSRLIDDTEEGKSLAELGLSPSSTLVLAPVGAHVGAYAGGSSFGEMAVTFLLLPLTLLQWLWGLVSGVFSGLGARRAAAEEQGAEPVTVREQRKGKFSQFANPDDRRGDHQLYNGNSLNFEPRPDEKKDE